The DNA sequence ACGGCGGGTTAAATAATAAGGTAAGTTCAAACTCCATTTGGTCGGTTCGCTGATGAAAACTTGTCCTCCGGTTTTTAAAACGCGGGCAATCTCCTCAAGGGCCTTCTTTTGATTCTCTAGATGATGAAGCACCCCTACCATGTAAACAAAATCAAAGCTTTGGTCCGGAAATAGCAGGTTTTCCGCATCCCCAACCACCAGTTTTACCTTACCTTTATTTTCCTTAAGAAGAACCGGACTGATATCTAAAGCCGTAACTTCATTATCTTTATCAAAAAGACTTAAAAACTCGCTTCTTCCCGCCCCGATTTCCAAAATTTTTTTCTTTTTAAAATGATATTTTTCTAATTCTTGAGTAATTTTTTGTTTTAAATAAACAAAGTACGGCCGAGACATCAGTTCTTCGTATGCGGTTAGGTCTGAAAAGGTTTTAATTTCTTTTTTCTTCCTTGGACTTAACTTATAAATATTTTTCATTCTTTAACTCAACAGTTAACTGTGGCGTCTTTTTAAACAAAATCCCTTTCATGCCTAAATTTATTGCGGCTTCAAGTTTTATTTTATCGTCATCAATATAAAGACACTCTCTTGGTATTACCCCAAGCTTTTGACAAATAAGAAGATAAATTTCCGGGTCTGGTTTCATAAGTCCTGTCTCTCCCGAACAAATCATCATATCAAAGTACTTATCAAGGGAAAATCGGTTAACCGCATCTTCGAGAAAAGCTTTCGGACAATTCCCTAAAAGTCCCAACTTGTATTTCGGCCTTAATTTTTTAACCAAAGACAATATTCCTTCTACCGGAATGCTTTGTAAGTAATATTCTTGCCGTGTTTTTTCCTCCCACTTTATATCCTTTCCTAATTCCTGTGCCCATTTTTGCCAAAATTGTTTTTCCGAAGTTTCTCCCCGCCAAAAAGGCTGCCATATTTCCAACGATAAAATCTTTTCCCTTTTAACAATTGGGTTTAGACCGTTTTTAATGATGGTGTCGTGGAAATCAAAAATTATCGCTTTAATCATGCTTTTAAAAAATTTGCCCCAACGGTTATTAAGGTTTTTGGGCTTAAAAGAATATTAGTATAGCTAACATTAGCTAAAGGACAATAACATTTTTTATTCCTAATTGATTTTCGAACTAAATCACTTTTAGGCGAAAACCAGATTTTCTTAAAATCAAAATTGTTCTCTTTCAGGTTCCCTAAAATATCCGCCCGGACACAGCAAGGCCAGATATCGCCGTTTGAAGCAATTTGCGCTGAAGCTAAACCGGCGTAGCAAGGAATAACCTGTCTTTGTTCTTTTAAGAACTTCATAACCAAATCGTAATAAACAAGCCGGAAGGCCCGCTGTATTCTGGGTAAAATCGCCAATTTTTCCTTCTTCATTCTGGTTTTTAAATAGTTAATAGCTGTTTTATAATCCCGCAACGAAGGTTGTATTTTATTACTCAAATTATCGAGTTCGACCCGATTCTCCGCGATTTCCGTAATGTATGAATCAGGCTTTAACGTGTCTAAAACATAGTCGGTAATCCTTGGAAATTCCTTAACATTATTTTTAGAAATAACGGTATGAATACCGATCGTCAGATTTCTCTTTTTCAGTTTTTTTAGTAAAGATAACGTTTTGACTGTTTTATCGAAATTACCCTTAATCCCCCTGGCCTGGTCGTGCTTTTCCCTTATTCCATCAAGCGATAAATTAATCACAAAATTTGTTTTGGGATTGGCCTTGGTAATTTTTCCAACATCATTAACAATCTTTTCTGTTAATAAGCCATTAGAGGGAATGTTTATAATTTTTGGGTTGCCTATCCGGCATAAATCACTAACAATTTCCATAAGATCAGCCCGCAAGAAGGGTTCTCCGCCAGATAATGTCACCCAATAAGGAGAATGTCCCAGTGATTGAAAAATCCGTTTCCACTCTTCTTTTGTTAGTTCAACCGTAGCTTTTTTTTGCCAAATATTGCAGGTTAAACAGCGGGAATTACACTTATTAGTTAAGCTGAAGGTATAACTTAAGGGCAGAATTTTAAAAAAAGAAAAAATTTTAAACAACATTGAGGTTTTTTGTTGATTCCACCCTGTCCCAAATAGTGTGCTTATTTTTTTGAAAATGATAATCATAAGTCCCGAGGATTCTGGCCATCATTTCCAATAAAGCCACGGCTGGCGACCAGATTAAATATTTAAAATCAGGCTTTAAAACTTTTACCCAAGCAAGAAGAGTTTTTCTTAAACCTAAAGTAGAAACTTGATAACCTTGAATTTTTTTTAAAGCTAAATGGCCGCTATAGATTCTTCTTCTTTGCTTCATAAATTCGAATAAATTCTCTGTCCCTTTATTTAAAACAATCGCGTCGGGAACGTATTTAAGAGTGTACCCTTGACCAACAATTAAAGGTTCAACCGTGGCTTCGTCAACGGCCGAAGCGTAAGGAATTCTTTCAAAGATTTTCCGGTAAGCCACCATCTCCCCCATTTTTGGGGACATTAAAGCCACTTGGTGATGAAGCTCCCATAAAAGGTGGGCGGCAAAACCAAAGAAATGATCTTGAGGGTCTGAAGGAATCGGCCGGGCTCCGGTCATCCCGATTCTTGGATTGGAAAATGGCCTTGCCAATTTTTCAATTACATCCTCCTGTGGAATCGTGTCCGCCCCGGCGCAAACCACAATTTTCCCTTTGGCATGTTTTAGAAATAAATTAACGGCCGAAGATTTCCCCAAACGTTCTTTTTGAATCAAGAGTTTGATTCTTTTGTCGGTTTTGGCCAGGCGTTTAACAATGGGAATTGTCTTGTCAGTGCAACCAGAAGCCACGACAAATATTTCCTTAATCTGGGCTTTATTAAGTTCTTGTGACAGTATGGCCTCAAGGCAACGGGCAATGTTTTGTTCCTCGTTGTAAGCCATCACGCCGATACTTGCTTCAATCATTCGTCTTCCTTTCCTAACCAAGCGATTTTATCACTTTTAAGATTTTTCATCTGCCGTCTTTTAATGATTTTCTCCTCAAGGAAAAAATAAATAATTGTCCAAAGGATCGTTAAAAAGCTAAGGATAAATAACACCCACCCTATTTTGTTCCCATTATAAGTAATATTGACTTTTAAATCCCCAGTTGTTCCTTCTGGTACTCTTACGTACATAAAATAAGGTCCGGCCCGATAGACGCTTAAATCCGCCTTCTTTGGCAATAAAAGTTTACTTCCCCAACCTTCCCAATAATTTTCTTTAAAAAGGACGCCTCTAAATCCTTTTCCGGAAACCTGGACGTGCTCGTTATCAGATCTTTGAACGTTGACCCCATTCAAATCTTCTTCTTTTTGTAAAGGAACCATTTCCGAAAGAAGATTTTTAAAAAATTTGGCTTCTTCCGTATTCAGATAATAAATAAAATGGTACGGCAGATTAAGACCGCTCCAAATTACCTGCCCATTACCCAACTTGCCTTGAGCTAAAATTATTTTGTCACCCTGTGATAAAACGGGCTTCGCCCAAGAACGAAGATCGCCGGAAGCGTAAGATAATTTCCAAGGGGCTTCTTCGTAAGCCAGTTTCGAAAATTGCGAAAAATCAATCCCTTTAATCATTGGACTGTCGCCAAAACTTAAGGCCCAATTTCCACCCAAGTTTTCTCTTTTGGTTTTTTCTATCGGGAAAACCGCAGGCAATTGGTCTAGTTTTTTAAAAGACAATAAACTTGAATCCGACTCAATAACCTC is a window from the Patescibacteria group bacterium genome containing:
- a CDS encoding glycosyltransferase, with the protein product MIEASIGVMAYNEEQNIARCLEAILSQELNKAQIKEIFVVASGCTDKTIPIVKRLAKTDKRIKLLIQKERLGKSSAVNLFLKHAKGKIVVCAGADTIPQEDVIEKLARPFSNPRIGMTGARPIPSDPQDHFFGFAAHLLWELHHQVALMSPKMGEMVAYRKIFERIPYASAVDEATVEPLIVGQGYTLKYVPDAIVLNKGTENLFEFMKQRRRIYSGHLALKKIQGYQVSTLGLRKTLLAWVKVLKPDFKYLIWSPAVALLEMMARILGTYDYHFQKNKHTIWDRVESTKNLNVV
- a CDS encoding HAD family phosphatase; the encoded protein is MIKAIIFDFHDTIIKNGLNPIVKREKILSLEIWQPFWRGETSEKQFWQKWAQELGKDIKWEEKTRQEYYLQSIPVEGILSLVKKLRPKYKLGLLGNCPKAFLEDAVNRFSLDKYFDMMICSGETGLMKPDPEIYLLICQKLGVIPRECLYIDDDKIKLEAAINLGMKGILFKKTPQLTVELKNEKYL
- a CDS encoding radical SAM protein; translated protein: MLFKIFSFFKILPLSYTFSLTNKCNSRCLTCNIWQKKATVELTKEEWKRIFQSLGHSPYWVTLSGGEPFLRADLMEIVSDLCRIGNPKIINIPSNGLLTEKIVNDVGKITKANPKTNFVINLSLDGIREKHDQARGIKGNFDKTVKTLSLLKKLKKRNLTIGIHTVISKNNVKEFPRITDYVLDTLKPDSYITEIAENRVELDNLSNKIQPSLRDYKTAINYLKTRMKKEKLAILPRIQRAFRLVYYDLVMKFLKEQRQVIPCYAGLASAQIASNGDIWPCCVRADILGNLKENNFDFKKIWFSPKSDLVRKSIRNKKCYCPLANVSYTNILLSPKTLITVGANFLKA